A stretch of DNA from Juglans microcarpa x Juglans regia isolate MS1-56 chromosome 5D, Jm3101_v1.0, whole genome shotgun sequence:
cTGCaggtgcatgcatgcaatgTTGATCAGttgctttttaatttaattagctACACATACATGACTTGCGCTAGCTTCTAgatgaaaacatatatatatatatatatatatatttatttatttatatcatgGCTTGGGTTATACCCACCTGCCAAAATTTCCAAACTCGCGGACGTAGTGTCCATCATTACTCATGTGGCGGCCGGCATCAGGGTTCATCTTGCAGCCAGCACGCAGCTGGTGGGCTAGCTGTGACGCAATTCGTCCCTACTTCCTGCTAATTATTAGGCACCCTAAACATATCTATATTGGCAATTAATATTGCTTGTGCATGATATTCATGTAGCACGTACAACGCCAAAAGTACCCTTccttaatcatatataaaatgcgCATTTTCTTTTCTACATATACaagatacatacatacatacatacatatatatatatgtatgtatgtgtacaTGATGTGTCCGATCGAAGCTGcaaattgttgaaaaaataataaatgagtagCAATTATCATTAGCATTTGAACGTTCTTCGCATTCAAAAAATAAGATGGGCACATATATAATAAAGGAATCAATacatcttgattttttttttcttttgattataGGTCGTATGGTTTAATAACAACACGCTATAAATAGCatgaatatttttctcaatctttttttttttaatgagcaCCTTCTGCTTATACATATAAGACGAGTGGGTGTCTTAATCGAAATacagaaatattatatatatatatatatatgcacggTCCAAAAGGCaatgactagctagctagctagccattTTGGAAAGGCCGACAATTATGATGGATTCTTGACTCCGTTTGCATAGGTGTCGAAATATCACAGGAACCCTATTCACTCAACAATCAATTAACATGGCCATTGGCTTACAACAAAACATTAAACCTAAGACTGGAAATTAATCCTGACACCAAGAAAAACTAAAAGTCGACGGTTAACAAATTAAAGGTCGTATACATAGATACAAATGCGGGATTAAGCTTGGGCTTGACGTGCTTAATTGATACAGAAATATATGAATTCAGAAATTTTTGGCCCGGACCATTCATCAATGAATGGGCCACATTTTCCACAGAAAGATCTTCCTTTCGATCAATAGCGCATTACATCTGTCCTGCCCGTGGGATGCATGCTTGTCGGAGCCATATCTATGGTCTGCATAAAGAGAATGGAGACACAGCAGCTAGCACCCAAAGTGACgacttgcttttgtttttattataatcgGTGGGATGAGATGTCTAATTTGAAAATTACATGTTCTGTTGATCAAGAACATAGGACCACATTTGTCAACACATGCGGACATGATCCTCaatctctttaaatatttatttactgttagCTTTCTAAGCATAATCGTAAGTTTATAAATTCAAGCGTTATTCTAGTacttataagtattttttataaatatattttatcctagctaattaattaatacatcaTATCATAAGGTTTGTACGTCAATAAGTAGCTAGCAGGTttgaaaattattctaaaatttaatactcTAAATTAATCAATTAAGTCATGAATATAATTTGTCTCCCCAACAGTTACTAGCCAAATCAATCTATCAAAATATTCTTAGATAGATGGTATGTGCGTGACATCATGATGATAATAAACACACAAAAACAAGAAGAGGCCAGCTtgtcactctctctctgtttcaaTTTGTTGGGTTGAATGCCTCTCacttcaaaaactaaaaaatttcgTTGAACAAATTGCAGATCGACAAAGCTGCTCTCTTTCGCACCAAGAAACTACTACTTTTGCGTGTGCGCGCGCACTTCCCAATATGCATGCTTAGAAAATCTTCACGTTGACTAGTAATAAGAACCTGCATGAGTGTGTTTTCAGCAGCAGTGGTCGCCATAAAGCAAGATGATGAGTACGGTCCTATTATTACCATACAAGACGGCAGACCTTTCCTTCATAAGCATCCATTTGAGgaaagttataaataaaaactGAGCATATATAGACGAAGAGAAATGCAACCTAATTTGACAGCAGAATCAACAATAATGCTGAAACCCTTATGAAGAAGATACATAGACTCATGTAATTATACTCAGCAACATCgtaaattatatcatatcatgatCAAAGTTAAAATTAGTTGCCAGAATCCTGAAGCTCTCTCTGTTTTCAATTTGTGGGCATGATTACTCATATTATAAGCCGATTTTGATCTAAAGCTTGTTTTACAGCTGAATTAACTAGTAGCATGGgcatgagaatatatatatatatatatatatataggaccaTTATTCGTTGAAAATGCCACTATTTTATGAAGTACTCCAGATCCAAGTTTTGGCATAAGCCAAATTTGTGGTTTAACAGTCTTGAAGAACCATAAGTCATCTGTGAAACAGAAAATCGCATGCATATTGCTCGGAAGGTCCTGAGTTAATGCAGAATTGAGGAATGAAGCAGATGACAACAGAATCTTTACATTTCATAACAAGCTTCAAGTTACAGTACTTCAGACTAGTTGATATATAAGCACACTGTATCCTTGTGGCAAAAAGTCCTTTTAGTTTAgcatataataaatacatataattaaatatcTTCATTTCATCAAGCTGCCTTCTGAGTGGGACACCATCTGATCTCACTCGACCATTATAGACCCAAGTGCCAAGCCTCTCATCCATTTAGATTGGGGCGAGGATGTACATCTTGCAAGCATGGGGAGCAACATATGCAGTCAATCGAGAACGCATGTTCTTTGAAACAAATGAGTGCTGCAAGAAGAATGATATGGAGTTTTTATAGCTAAGAATATAGCTGAAGTGACAACAAATACATGAGTCTTAGACTTATATGGTAGCAATCTACATTTTACCATTCTGGAAACAGAAGAATTGatattatattcattacaaatCAAAACTATTCGGCAGAAATAGCCTAACGTAGAAGTTCAAAAGACACTATGTCTATGGAATCCAAACTGAaaaggaacaaaagaaaaacaaaaaactgctaaaaggaaaaaaaaaatggttcatACCGCCCATAAGTCTCGAACAGTCACAGGCATAAATGGAGAGAGTCCAATGTCCCTCCATCCCACAGATATAGGAGCCCTGAACCTGCTTCTATTCCATAAGACTATCACTACTCTTCTCTTTGATAAAGGTCCTGCCCAAACCTGCATCACAATGATGAGAAACATAGAGAAACTTGTTGGGACCTTGTTACTTTTAAGATTAGAGAGATACACTCTCGACAAAGCCTCTAGTGGAGATAGAGAAACTTAGGCAGGATATGACTACTTGAATTATGATTCTTAagtaagataaatattttgagataattgtTTCAGAAAGGCCTGATCGATttcacattcttttatttttccaatatGTAAGATTTGAACTAAAACTATATCAAGTTCCCAACACCACACCATCTCTTTACCAACTAGGCCAAGGCTCAAAGGTCGTGGGAAAGCAGATATCATAGGTTTTCCTGTATAGACAGTTATGGcataaatataaactatatcAAGTTACCAACACCACACCATCTCTTTACCAACTAGGCCAAGGCTCAAAGGTCGTGGGAAAGCAGATATCATAGGTTTTCCTGTATAGATAGTTAtggtataaatatttatatatcattaatttcACATATGAAGGAAAAGAACAACCTTCCGGATATACCTCTAGACCAGCTTCAGATCGAATTTTTCTGGCCTGAATTCCCAGTGGATCCTGATTAACACCAATCACCTCCTTGTTTCCAAGAATCCCAAGAGTCTCTGTGGTTGTAGATCGGATATCACATCCAATAAGTAAAGGAGCCTGTCAAATTAAGGATTTTGGatcacaacaaaatggaagTTGTAAACATGAAAATGGGaaagatataaataaattgGAGACAGACTTTCATTGCAGCCCAAATACTAAAATGAGATTGATACTCCTCAATACTCATCCCTCCATTTCCCACTTCCAACATGTCAGGATCTACAATGATCATAAGCAGGATTAGTTTAGTGAGGTTCCATATATGTTTATCAAGATTGGCATAGTAACGTTTGCACATTCCATTTGTATCAGAGCTATTGATGTTGATACTAACACAGAAACATGGCATCCGTAACTCAAGCTAATACTTAAACTTGACAATTACCATTCCACCTGCCGGGTCCTGCATATCTTCCCCAAATATTGTTTTCATCTGCGATTGATGTGATACTGAAATTGTGATATATAATGATTAACTAATTTTCTAAGTGTCTAATGTCATATTCCCTGTAAAATAAGAATCAATTTAAAAGTAagcatataaaaagaaaagggaaagggaGTGCCACCTTTCCCAGATGTCTTTTATGTCTCCCGTAGTTCGCCAAGCATTACCATACCGACTGGCCCATTTTGCAGGATTGTCTTCTCCCCTATGAAAATGATGCTCTGTCAAAGCCATTTAGATAGCATTCAAAAGGTTCTAGAAATCTGCATGTTACATCTAGCTCTTGAACCCTAATGTTCACTCAACCACtgttacttttcaaaatatgaagCACATATATCAcctaagacatgccatagcaTGCAAATACTTACACCTATTACACCTAAAAAGACTTGTGGGTAAAAAGACGGTCAACCAAAATTCATGGGGCTTACCATTCACATATAGCATAAAGGATTGGCCTGCCAACCTTCTGTAACGCATAACTCATCCTAGCAAATCTGGAACAGAGGACGATATTTTCTAAAACACAGGCTCTGCACAGTATAGACAACCTTCTCTGCACTAATAGGAATCACACTGGGTGCAAAGTATCAAAAGATAATACCTGTATAATGGCTTAGAACCATCATGATAGCAATTATCATACTTCAAGTAATCGATTCCCTACAACCAAGCCCCCATAAGACAATAGCCGTGTTTACTTTCCACTAAAACAGAAACCAAGTGCCACTAATAAATCCGAGTCATGTTGTAGCAGACTAGAAAAACTAACCCATTCTGCAAAAGTTCTAGCATCTTGATCTTCATGCCCAAGAGATCCGGGCATTGTCTTGCTGCAAGTTTGGTAGCTAAGGATGCAAAAATATAAGATGGAAAATAGTGAACATTTCGAATGGTATTTGTAATTGTATGGAAAAAGAATCTGGGCTTATATAACACTGGTCATTGTGATCAcagttattatataaaatccaAACAAAGGGCAGAGCTTTACCCAGCATCAGAATATATGCCAAGCTTTAATCCTTTTGCATGAACATAATCTGCAAGGGCCTTGATTCCAGAAGGAAAAGTAGAAGGTTTTACCCTTAAATTACCCCTCCAGTCTCTATCTTTTTCTCCCCAGCAATCATCTGCCATTTAACCACCGCTAAAAATATGTGAGAAGTGTTATTGCGAGCCACTATGTCTGctaagtttttttattctagtttttttttccctatgtCACCATGGCGGataaagaggagaaaaaggaagaaagaaaaaatgctcGCTTTAGGTTGCTAGCAGCTAGAGTGACACTTTGTTCCACAATCTAATACTCGGGAAAAAAGTCACTAATTCTCACAAGAACTAAAGGAAGATAGTGTGAGGATGGCATACCAATATTTACATATTTGTACCCAAGTGCCGCCAAACCAGTAGAAACAAGAGCGTCTGCTGTTCTCAGTAATAAAAAAGTtgcaaagaataaataatacattaatcCTCAGAGAACTTGAAACCCTGAATAGATCAATGTAGGTAGCAAACCATCAAAAGTAATATTCAAGTACAATTCATGCTAAAGGGACCCCAACTTCTTCACGCCATTGCCTGAGGACGTGGAGGCACTTCTTGCGTTTGGCCTAGATTTGTGGTCAAGACTGCTGGCCACAAGCTACTTTGCTACACAGAAGAAAGTAAATAACTTACTCCATGCCACTGCATCATACAGCGTCACATGACTTGCTTGCCTATATTGTAATTCAGTTAGGTACTGTTCCGTATTAGATTAAAAATTGGGCGTGGACTTCATCTGCAATGACTATAGTTAAAAATTATCACTCAAGAATTTTCAATGGCTGTTGGAAAAATCATCAATTGGGCTATTCTCTACAATCTCCCCAACTTCTTAGTCATTCATGAGGAACCTAATCAGGAAGTTCCTTTGGTTTTCCTAGTTCGGTGAAAAACGGTTCAAGGTTTTGAATAACGTATTCCGTGGGATCGAAAATCTGCCTAGGCATTCCTAAATCGACAATACAATACCTGCCTAGGCATTCCAAGgaaagataaaataatgaataacgctacaatatttttaacaaagagCGTCACTACAAACTACAGAGGTTCAAAGTCAACCCAGAAACGTGCATCTTCTTCCACgttattttgatataaataattcatatgaataagaaagattaagtttatatattgttaaaaaaatatgtgactTCCAACTTTGCATTACGGAACAACCATTTTCATAACACAATTCAAGGGAGagtctttggaaaaaaaaaaacaccaataaGCGTGGAGCGCAGTACCCGTGCTTTTCACAGTCCACTCATCTATATCACATTGAAAATGGTTCCAACTGTTCCATCTGCATTCCAAACAATTTACAATCTCACTTGAGCATTCACACAACCATgttgaaagcaaaaaaaaaaaaaaaaaaaaaaaaaaaaagaatttcataGCAGGCCGATGAAAGTTTACACACACCCCATGGGCGGCGTGTGAGCAACACCATTGGCAAGAAGGAACTGAGTGTAGTTTTCATGGGCATTGCTGCTGAGATCCATAGCATGTGCCACTTTGCCACTGCCTAAAATAACAACAACGAGAAGAAACAAGACAGAACTACTTCTCCAACCCATTATCATAtgataataaaaccaaaacaaagagGTATTTGATGGTTATAATTAGTTCATGATCCGTAATAGTGGGGAGGCATAAGAAGTGGAAAACTGGGGATCGAGACTGTGGGGATGGAAGAGCTTAGTTTGAACAAGTAATGGACAAATGCAAATGGGTATTGCATGGAGAGAATCCTCCATTAACAAAAGCGAAGGGGGCTAGCGTCGGTGGGAGACAACCTTCCTAGATATTGAACGCTATGCGGACAGTGTGGGGGACAAGCAAGTACATAACCTTACTCGAGTGTTCAATGCGTAAATGCGAAgtatatcaattttttatatataaaaaagtaattttattatatgaagACGTAATTGAGAGTTAATACGAGAATTAGTAGTagtttggagtgagaaattcgtttaatttatcttatcttatcttatcttatcttattattataatttttttaaattttacataaaatataataaataatttaactattttaaaattttaaaataatatttttattaaaaaaatattttaataatatttttttaaaattttaattttcaaataaaatcattttatcatccAAATCGCTCCCTCCTTAAGCCGTCACGGACTACTAAAATTGAATAAAGATTGGGCCTAATAGCACTTTCCAGTTGGTTAGGGTAATGATATGGGCCGGTCGAATCTCTGGCCCTGTCAAGTACTGCATGCATTGGGCTTTCTATTCCCTGaaaaattgctaaaaaaaataaacaagtaagattagttaaaatttaaatctattaaGTATTTAACTATCAAAGCACAAAATATGTTCAAAGTGGATTAgtcaaattctaaataattagaatttgactacaattacttttaaaagaattttcaaatttaaaagttactgtatatacacaaaatacatattttataaattatttctctcttcttttctttctatcacatattttgaaTTCGTGTTCACGAATTTATATGTTGGGAGGATGGGTTCATgcattgatatattaatttgagttagtgatatattaatttaattagaatataataattaattaatatataataattagaatagtaaaatatgataaaataaaataaattaaaaattaaaaatattaaatatttatgaaattattaattaatcattactatataataaataaataaataatctaatgtaaagatttgatgtgaatagtcataattaaatttatcttatattattttattattatataattaaaaaaataattataataatataaaaatttatatgaatagaatagttaaaaaacaaatttctattacgtaaaaatattctttaattttgactaatagattGAGAATGCTCTGACATGATTCGGACCCCTAAAACATGCTAAACTGGTAAAGCCGACTGGACCGAAAGAGAGTAGTcgtaagaaattaataatatatacgaGGAACACGAGAAGagatgctagctagctagagctAGGTCTAATAGTAATTAAGCTAGgtttgaaagagagaaaattaatTAGGTGTAGGCAAAAATGACCATCCGGCCGGAGAGGAAAAGATGAGAGTCACGAGACAGAGAAAgtagaatagaaaaatatttcaaaacgaACTTTGACAAAGCAAAGCTATAGCTCCGAGTACTCGGATTTAGTAGGGTTGACGAAATCGCGACTGAGTTGGTACGACTATTTTAATTGACCGATCGAATTCTGGAAAAGacaggagggaaaaaaaaaaaaaaaaaggggtttcTTTGGCTTCAATCAAAAGGTTAGAAGCGCAGATCTTTCTTCAAGCTCCTTTTGATCTTTTG
This window harbors:
- the LOC121266494 gene encoding alpha-galactosidase-like; translated protein: MIMGWRSSSVLFLLVVVILGSGKVAHAMDLSSNAHENYTQFLLANGVAHTPPMGWNSWNHFQCDIDEWTVKSTADALVSTGLAALGYKYVNIDDCWGEKDRDWRGNLRVKPSTFPSGIKALADYVHAKGLKLGIYSDAGYQTCSKTMPGSLGHEDQDARTFAEWGIDYLKYDNCYHDGSKPLYRFARMSYALQKVGRPILYAICEWGEDNPAKWASRYGNAWRTTGDIKDIWESITSIADENNIWGRYAGPGRWNDPDMLEVGNGGMSIEEYQSHFSIWAAMKAPLLIGCDIRSTTTETLGILGNKEVIGVNQDPLGIQARKIRSEAGLEVWAGPLSKRRVVIVLWNRSRFRAPISVGWRDIGLSPFMPVTVRDLWAHSFVSKNMRSRLTAYVAPHACKMYILAPI